The following proteins are co-located in the Streptomyces sp. NBC_01198 genome:
- a CDS encoding GlxA family transcriptional regulator, with protein sequence MTRVVFLLVPQLHLLDLAGPAQVFSTAADHGLGHTLHYAAEQEDVPTAQGLALRAEPVLPALDPGDLVVVPGWRSHSLRDHGAMAPATLDWLRDHHTAGGTVASVCAGADALGRAGLLDGRRCTTHHDVQDELARRYPRASVVRDVLYVVDGRVVTSAGIASGIDLALHLVAVRHGPAAAARVAREMVVYARRNGDEQQASAMLRHRSHVSDAVHRAQDLIDARYDARLALADLAAATGLSERTLTRRFTAATGLTPLRYQQELRIERAEHLIGHGTTVESAARAVGFQDARMLRRLRARTPALTD encoded by the coding sequence GTGACCCGGGTGGTCTTCCTGCTCGTCCCGCAGCTGCACCTGCTCGACCTCGCGGGACCGGCCCAGGTGTTCTCCACCGCGGCCGACCACGGCCTCGGCCACACGCTGCACTACGCGGCCGAGCAGGAGGACGTACCCACCGCGCAGGGCCTCGCGCTGCGCGCAGAACCGGTGCTGCCCGCGCTGGACCCCGGCGACCTGGTCGTCGTCCCCGGCTGGCGCTCGCACAGCCTGCGCGACCACGGCGCGATGGCCCCGGCGACCCTCGACTGGCTGCGCGACCACCACACCGCGGGCGGCACCGTCGCCAGCGTCTGCGCCGGGGCCGACGCGCTGGGCCGGGCCGGCCTGCTGGACGGCCGCCGCTGCACCACCCACCACGACGTCCAGGACGAACTGGCCCGCCGCTACCCGCGGGCCAGCGTCGTCCGGGACGTCCTCTACGTCGTCGACGGCCGGGTCGTCACCTCCGCCGGCATCGCCAGCGGCATCGACCTGGCCCTGCACCTGGTCGCCGTCCGGCACGGGCCGGCCGCCGCCGCCCGGGTGGCCCGCGAGATGGTCGTCTACGCCCGCCGCAACGGCGACGAGCAGCAGGCCAGCGCGATGCTCCGGCACCGCTCCCACGTCAGCGACGCCGTCCACCGCGCCCAGGACCTCATCGACGCCCGCTACGACGCCCGGCTCGCCCTCGCCGACCTGGCCGCCGCCACCGGCCTGAGCGAACGCACCCTCACCCGCCGCTTCACCGCGGCCACCGGGCTCACCCCGCTGCGCTACCAGCAGGAACTGCGGATCGAACGCGCCGAGCATCTGATCGGCCACGGCACCACGGTCGAGTCGGCGGCCAGGGCGGTGGGCTTCCAGGACGCCAGGATGCTGCGCAGGCTGCGGGCGCGGACGCCGGCCCTCACGGACTGA
- the nirB gene encoding nitrite reductase large subunit NirB yields the protein MVGQRFLEALADRGVTGRARVVVLCEEPRPAYDRVHLTSYFSENARPADLSMVEDGFMARHGIELHLGDPAVAVDRDSRTVTARSGLTVVYDTLVLATGSYPFVPPVPGRDAAGCFVYRTIEDLLAIEAYAQGVTSGAVVGGGLLGLEAAGALRGLGLDTHVVEFAPRLMPVQVDEGGGRALRRSVESLGVAVHTGVGTREITVGGDGRVSGMALSDGSVLPTGMVVFSAGVRPRDELARACGLPVGERGGVVVDEQCRTPDAAVFAIGECALAADGRVYGLVAPGNEMAETAARTIAGDAGAFTGADLSTRLKLLGVDVASFGDAHGATDGSLDVLYSDARSGIYRKLVVGRDGTLLGGVLVGDVESYGVLRPLTGSVPPVAPEHLVLPAGAGAPVVLGPAALPDEAVVCSCHHVTTGAIRGAVGDHGCGTVAEVKKCTKAGAGCGSCVKVVGRLVTAELAANGVEVDGGLCPHFGQTRAELYEIVLALRISSYRELLDAHGREGARGGDGCEVCKPAVASILASLAATVGASVHVLDGEQAALQDTNDHFLANMQKNGSYSVVPRIPGGEITPERLIVIGEVARDFGLYTKITGGQRIDLFGARVEQLPLIWSRLVDAGFESGHAYGKALRTVKSCVGQTWCRYGVQDSVRMAIGLELRYRGLRSPHKLKSAVSGCARECAEAQSKDFGVIATASGWNLYVGGNGGATPRHADLLAQDLSDAELVRLIDRFLMFYIRTAEPLERTSVWLQRVAGGLGHVRDVVVHDSLGICGELEALMAAHVAGYRDEWADTVNDPERLSRFVSFVNAPGTPDPTVRFVPERGQIKPEPVLLALTETVTV from the coding sequence ATGGTCGGCCAGCGCTTCCTCGAAGCGCTCGCGGACCGCGGGGTGACCGGGCGGGCGCGGGTGGTCGTGCTGTGCGAGGAGCCCCGCCCGGCGTACGACCGGGTGCACCTGACCTCGTACTTCTCCGAGAACGCCCGCCCCGCGGACCTGTCGATGGTCGAGGACGGCTTCATGGCGCGGCACGGCATCGAGCTGCACCTGGGCGACCCGGCGGTCGCCGTGGACCGCGACTCCCGTACGGTGACGGCCCGTTCTGGCCTGACGGTGGTCTACGACACGCTGGTGCTCGCCACCGGCTCGTACCCGTTCGTGCCGCCGGTGCCGGGCAGGGACGCGGCGGGCTGCTTCGTCTACCGCACCATCGAGGACCTGCTGGCGATCGAGGCCTACGCACAGGGCGTGACCAGCGGCGCGGTGGTCGGCGGCGGGCTGCTGGGTCTGGAGGCGGCCGGCGCGCTGCGGGGGCTCGGCCTGGACACCCACGTGGTGGAGTTCGCGCCGCGGCTGATGCCTGTGCAGGTCGACGAGGGCGGCGGCCGGGCCCTGCGGCGTAGCGTCGAGTCGCTGGGGGTGGCCGTGCACACCGGGGTCGGCACCCGGGAGATCACCGTGGGCGGCGACGGGCGGGTCAGCGGGATGGCGCTGTCGGACGGGTCCGTACTGCCCACCGGCATGGTGGTCTTCTCCGCCGGGGTGCGGCCGCGGGACGAGCTGGCACGGGCCTGCGGGCTGCCGGTCGGCGAGCGCGGCGGCGTCGTGGTGGACGAGCAGTGCCGCACGCCGGACGCGGCGGTCTTCGCGATCGGCGAGTGCGCGCTGGCGGCGGACGGCCGCGTCTACGGCCTGGTCGCGCCCGGCAACGAGATGGCCGAGACCGCGGCCAGGACGATCGCCGGTGACGCGGGCGCCTTCACCGGCGCCGACCTGTCCACCAGGCTGAAGCTACTGGGCGTGGACGTGGCGAGCTTCGGCGACGCCCACGGCGCCACCGACGGGTCCCTGGACGTGCTGTACTCGGACGCCAGGTCGGGGATCTACCGCAAGCTGGTGGTCGGCCGGGACGGGACGCTGCTGGGCGGCGTCCTGGTCGGCGACGTCGAATCGTACGGCGTGCTGCGGCCGTTGACGGGTTCGGTGCCGCCGGTGGCGCCCGAGCACCTGGTGCTGCCGGCCGGCGCGGGCGCGCCGGTCGTGCTCGGCCCGGCCGCGCTGCCCGACGAGGCGGTGGTCTGCAGCTGCCACCACGTGACCACGGGCGCGATCCGCGGCGCGGTCGGCGACCACGGCTGCGGCACCGTCGCAGAGGTGAAGAAGTGCACCAAGGCCGGTGCGGGCTGCGGCAGTTGCGTGAAGGTGGTGGGCCGGCTGGTGACCGCGGAGCTGGCGGCGAACGGTGTCGAGGTGGACGGCGGCCTGTGCCCGCACTTCGGGCAGACCAGGGCCGAGCTGTACGAGATCGTGCTGGCGCTGCGGATCTCCTCCTACCGCGAACTGCTGGACGCCCACGGCCGGGAGGGCGCGCGCGGCGGCGACGGCTGCGAGGTCTGCAAGCCGGCCGTCGCCTCGATCCTGGCGTCGCTGGCCGCCACGGTCGGCGCGAGCGTGCACGTGCTGGACGGCGAGCAGGCCGCGTTGCAGGACACCAATGACCACTTCCTGGCCAACATGCAGAAGAACGGCTCCTATTCGGTCGTGCCGCGCATCCCCGGCGGTGAGATCACCCCCGAGCGGCTCATCGTGATCGGCGAGGTGGCCCGCGACTTCGGCCTCTACACGAAGATCACCGGCGGCCAGCGCATCGACCTCTTCGGCGCCCGGGTGGAGCAACTGCCGCTGATCTGGTCCCGGCTGGTCGACGCCGGCTTCGAGTCCGGGCACGCCTACGGCAAGGCGCTGCGGACGGTGAAGTCCTGCGTGGGGCAGACCTGGTGCCGCTACGGCGTGCAGGACAGCGTCAGGATGGCGATCGGCCTGGAGCTGCGCTACCGGGGCCTGCGCTCGCCGCACAAGCTCAAGTCGGCGGTCTCCGGCTGCGCGCGCGAGTGCGCGGAGGCGCAGAGCAAGGACTTCGGGGTGATCGCGACCGCCAGCGGCTGGAATCTGTACGTCGGCGGCAACGGCGGCGCCACGCCCCGGCACGCGGACCTGCTGGCGCAGGACCTCTCCGACGCCGAACTGGTGCGGCTCATCGACCGCTTCCTGATGTTCTACATCCGCACCGCCGAGCCCCTGGAGCGCACCAGCGTGTGGCTGCAGCGCGTCGCGGGCGGCCTCGGACACGTCCGCGACGTCGTCGTCCACGACTCGCTGGGCATCTGCGGGGAGCTGGAGGCCCTGATGGCCGCGCATGTCGCGGGCTACCGCGACGAGTGGGCGGACACCGTCAACGACCCGGAGCGGCTGAGCCGCTTCGTCTCCTTCGTCAACGCGCCGGGAACCCCCGACCCGACCGTCCGGTTCGTGCCCGAGCGCGGCCAGATCAAGCCCGAGCCGGTCCTGCTGGCCCTGACAGAGACGGTGACCGTATGA
- a CDS encoding cysteine hydrolase family protein → MTATTDTTAHTPADTALIVIDVQESFRQRESWQAASDPDVAGKVAVLVDHARLHGRLVVWVLHTEPGTGGAFDPALGHVRLMEGLAPAAGEPVLHKTAHNAFTTTNLQQILTERGIRNLITCGIRTEQCVETTTRLAADLGYDVTFVSDATATEPIAHRDAPAGRPLAEVLADPRTLLPAEIIARTEYALAGRFANVTTVKELTGS, encoded by the coding sequence ATGACAGCCACCACGGACACCACCGCGCACACCCCCGCCGACACCGCCCTCATCGTCATCGACGTCCAGGAGTCCTTCCGGCAGCGGGAGAGCTGGCAGGCCGCCTCCGACCCCGACGTCGCCGGCAAGGTCGCCGTGCTCGTCGACCACGCCAGGCTGCACGGCCGCCTCGTGGTGTGGGTGCTGCACACCGAACCCGGCACCGGCGGCGCCTTCGACCCGGCGCTCGGCCACGTCCGGCTGATGGAGGGGCTGGCGCCCGCGGCCGGCGAGCCGGTGCTCCACAAGACCGCGCACAACGCCTTCACCACCACCAACCTCCAGCAGATCCTCACCGAGCGCGGCATCCGCAACCTGATCACCTGCGGCATCCGCACCGAGCAGTGCGTCGAGACGACCACCCGGCTGGCCGCCGACCTCGGCTACGACGTCACCTTCGTCAGCGACGCCACCGCCACCGAGCCCATCGCGCACCGCGACGCGCCAGCGGGCCGCCCACTCGCCGAGGTGCTCGCCGACCCGCGTACGCTGCTGCCCGCCGAGATCATCGCCCGTACCGAATACGCGCTGGCGGGTCGCTTCGCCAACGTCACCACCGTCAAGGAGCTGACTGGATCGTGA
- a CDS encoding OsmC family protein, with the protein MASANTHSYRTDLVWTGNLGSGTSSYRSYERAHRVSAPGVPVLLGSSDPAFRGDAARWNPELMLLAALSQCHLLSYLHVCAVNGVTVTGYTDQAAGTMTQTPDGGGSFTEVVLRPTVEVADAAMAEKAAALHADAHRLCFIASSVNFPVRHEPTVTVSP; encoded by the coding sequence ATGGCGTCAGCGAATACGCACAGTTACCGCACCGACCTGGTGTGGACCGGCAACCTCGGCTCGGGCACGAGCAGTTACCGTTCCTACGAGCGTGCCCACCGGGTGTCCGCACCGGGCGTCCCGGTGCTGCTCGGGTCGTCCGACCCGGCCTTCCGCGGTGACGCGGCCCGCTGGAACCCCGAACTGATGCTGCTCGCAGCCCTGTCTCAGTGCCACCTGCTGTCGTATCTGCATGTGTGCGCGGTGAACGGCGTCACGGTGACCGGCTATACGGACCAGGCCGCCGGCACGATGACCCAGACCCCGGACGGCGGCGGAAGCTTCACCGAGGTGGTGCTGCGTCCCACCGTGGAGGTCGCCGACGCGGCCATGGCGGAGAAGGCCGCCGCGCTCCACGCGGACGCGCACCGGCTGTGCTTCATCGCCAGCTCGGTCAACTTCCCTGTGCGCCACGAGCCGACGGTGACCGTCAGTCCGTGA